A single window of Actinoallomurus bryophytorum DNA harbors:
- the prmC gene encoding peptide chain release factor N(5)-glutamine methyltransferase yields the protein MNHLLSDEIARATARLAAAGIPSPRADAEELAAFVHGVRRAELHGVPDAAFDARFWEGIARREAGEPLQHITGRAFFRYLELRVGPGVFVPRPETEVVAGWAIDTLRTMDVGDPLVVDLGTGSGAIALSIAQEVPRARVHAVEKDPKAYVHATRNVEDLDERGRVRLHLGDFADALRDLDGTVDLVVSNPPYIPMSEWEYVPGDVRDFDPPPALWGGGDDGLDAMRVVERAARRLLRPGGWAAVEHSDLQGNPVYWIFAEEHGWRDMRNHKDLTGRDRFVTARLGLD from the coding sequence ATGAACCATCTGCTCTCCGACGAGATCGCCCGCGCGACGGCACGGCTGGCCGCCGCGGGGATTCCGTCGCCCCGGGCCGACGCCGAGGAGCTCGCGGCGTTCGTGCACGGCGTCAGGCGTGCCGAGCTGCACGGGGTGCCCGACGCCGCCTTCGACGCGCGCTTCTGGGAGGGCATCGCACGGCGTGAGGCGGGTGAGCCGCTGCAGCACATCACGGGCCGTGCGTTCTTCCGCTACCTGGAGCTGCGGGTGGGGCCGGGGGTGTTCGTGCCGCGTCCGGAGACCGAGGTGGTCGCGGGCTGGGCGATCGACACGCTTCGCACCATGGACGTCGGCGACCCGCTCGTCGTGGACCTCGGCACCGGCTCGGGCGCCATCGCGCTGTCCATCGCCCAGGAGGTCCCCCGCGCGCGCGTGCACGCGGTGGAAAAGGACCCGAAGGCCTACGTCCACGCCACCCGCAACGTCGAGGATCTGGACGAACGCGGCCGGGTCCGGTTGCACCTCGGAGACTTCGCCGACGCTCTGCGTGATCTCGACGGTACCGTCGACCTGGTCGTCAGCAACCCGCCGTACATCCCCATGTCCGAGTGGGAGTACGTCCCGGGGGATGTGCGCGACTTCGACCCGCCGCCGGCCCTGTGGGGCGGCGGCGACGACGGCCTGGACGCGATGCGCGTGGTCGAGCGCGCGGCGCGGCGGCTGCTGCGCCCCGGCGGCTGGGCGGCGGTCGAGCACAGCGACCTGCAGGGCAACCCGGTCTACTGGATCTTCGCCGAAGAGCACGGGTGGCGCGACATGCGCAACCACAAGGATCTGACCGGCCGCGACCGCTTCGTCACCGCACGCCTGGGCCTCGACTGA
- a CDS encoding MraY family glycosyltransferase, translated as MREYILTFLTGAIVTYLLVPLVLKFAIWFKAMTPVRDRDVHAIPTPRLGGLAMFFGMLAALLMASRLPHLHKVFTESPTWIGLLSAGGLLVVVGIADDRWEIDALTKMAGQVAAAGLLIMNGVQLLWIPLPGGTLVLPPSYGVPLTIVLVVATINAVNFIDGLDGLAAGIVGVSALAFFLYAFLVTVVVHLDHQSAPALIAAVLAGMCVGFLPHNFSPARIFMGDTGSMLIGLLLATSMITVSGFDPVALRGSINRFPTILPLIPLAILVVPYADMLMAVIRRSYDLRSPFAPDKKHLHHRLLDMGHSHRGAALVMYLWTGLFSFGVVALSAVKSPLVVLSVASLVAIAALVVMAFPQLRPHGRRHRTAERSADERPRQPA; from the coding sequence GTGAGGGAGTACATCCTCACGTTCCTGACGGGCGCGATCGTCACCTACCTCCTTGTGCCGCTGGTGCTCAAGTTCGCCATCTGGTTCAAGGCGATGACCCCGGTGCGCGACCGCGACGTCCACGCGATCCCGACGCCACGCCTGGGCGGGCTCGCGATGTTCTTCGGGATGCTGGCGGCGCTCCTCATGGCCTCGCGCCTGCCCCACCTGCACAAGGTCTTCACCGAGAGCCCGACCTGGATCGGCCTGCTGTCGGCCGGTGGCCTGCTCGTCGTGGTCGGCATCGCCGACGACCGGTGGGAGATCGACGCGCTGACCAAGATGGCCGGTCAGGTCGCGGCCGCGGGCCTGCTCATCATGAACGGCGTGCAGCTCCTGTGGATCCCGCTGCCGGGCGGCACCCTCGTGCTGCCCCCGTCGTACGGCGTGCCGCTGACGATCGTCCTCGTGGTCGCGACGATCAACGCGGTCAACTTCATCGACGGCCTCGACGGTCTGGCCGCCGGCATCGTCGGCGTCTCGGCGCTCGCCTTCTTCCTCTACGCCTTCCTGGTCACGGTCGTCGTGCACCTCGACCACCAGTCGGCGCCCGCGCTCATCGCGGCGGTCCTCGCCGGCATGTGCGTGGGGTTCCTGCCGCACAACTTCAGCCCCGCGCGGATCTTCATGGGCGACACCGGGTCGATGCTGATCGGGCTGCTCCTGGCCACGTCCATGATCACGGTGTCGGGGTTCGACCCGGTCGCGCTGCGCGGCTCGATCAACCGGTTCCCGACGATCCTGCCGCTGATCCCGCTCGCGATCCTCGTCGTCCCGTACGCCGACATGCTGATGGCGGTGATCCGCCGCTCCTACGACCTCCGGTCGCCGTTCGCGCCGGACAAAAAGCACCTGCACCACCGGCTGCTCGACATGGGCCACTCCCACCGGGGCGCCGCCCTGGTGATGTACCTGTGGACGGGGCTGTTCTCGTTCGGCGTGGTCGCGCTGTCGGCGGTCAAGTCGCCGCTCGTGGTGCTGTCGGTCGCGAGCCTGGTCGCGATCGCGGCACTCGTCGTGATGGCCTTCCCGCAACTGCGGCCCCACGGGCGACGGCACCGTACGGCGGAGCGATCAGCTGATGAGCGACCACGGCAACCCGCCTGA
- the rpmE gene encoding 50S ribosomal protein L31 → MKPEIHPDYVVTTVTCTCGNTFETRSTAQNGSIHADVCSNCHPFYTGKQKILDTGGRVARFERRFGKKATGDKKATGDEK, encoded by the coding sequence GTGAAGCCTGAAATCCACCCGGACTACGTCGTCACCACTGTGACGTGTACCTGCGGAAACACCTTCGAGACCCGCAGCACCGCACAGAATGGCTCCATTCACGCCGACGTGTGCTCCAACTGCCACCCGTTCTACACGGGCAAGCAGAAGATCCTCGACACCGGTGGCCGTGTGGCCCGGTTCGAGCGGCGCTTCGGCAAGAAGGCCACGGGCGACAAGAAGGCCACGGGCGACGAGAAGTAA
- a CDS encoding AtpZ/AtpI family protein produces the protein MTGNGRLPTESEDREFANAVSAAPATILAGMLVFGGAGWLLARWLDIQALLPIFLVLGLVFAGYLVYVRYGR, from the coding sequence ATGACTGGAAATGGGCGTCTGCCCACCGAGTCGGAAGACCGCGAGTTCGCCAACGCCGTGTCGGCTGCCCCCGCCACCATTCTGGCTGGGATGCTGGTCTTCGGCGGTGCGGGCTGGCTCCTCGCTCGTTGGCTGGATATCCAAGCACTGCTACCCATCTTCCTGGTGCTGGGCCTGGTCTTCGCTGGATACCTGGTCTACGTCCGCTACGGCCGCTGA
- a CDS encoding sensor histidine kinase, producing MNSTLEMTPSQRRFGPLRLARESLTWRSAAYLLLHFPLGLVYFVGLVVLLSVSAGTLVIWVGVLGFALAMVLWRAAAILERRLVKAAFGVEIPRPYRAMPEGAKPVRKLRTMAGDPATWKDLVYLFLVFPLGIFEFVLSVGLWSASAGLIATPLTINWQQAGFLYLTIGGRQIWFDNTIATLPAIPLGIALAGATLYVVRGVGYAHGALARYLLGPNETQRLRVRTAQLQASRARGVDAAEAERRRIERDLHDGAQQQLLAVAMDLGRARAKLESDPVAAQELIQQAHAGAKDAIVELRNLARGIYPAILTDRGLDAAISAVAARGEVPVTVDVDLPTRPPAAVESIAYFIVSEALTNINKYARATHASVRVSRDQNWIVVEVSDNGVGGASASPGGGLAGLADRAAGIDGILTVNSPLGGPTVIRADLPSVW from the coding sequence GTGAACAGCACGCTCGAAATGACACCCTCCCAGCGGAGGTTCGGGCCGCTGAGGTTGGCGAGGGAATCGCTGACCTGGCGGTCGGCGGCTTACCTGCTGTTGCACTTTCCTCTGGGACTGGTCTACTTCGTCGGCCTGGTCGTGCTCCTGTCGGTCTCCGCGGGCACGCTGGTCATCTGGGTCGGTGTGCTCGGCTTCGCCCTGGCCATGGTTCTCTGGCGCGCCGCCGCGATCCTCGAACGCCGGCTCGTGAAGGCGGCCTTCGGCGTCGAGATCCCCAGGCCGTACCGCGCGATGCCCGAGGGCGCGAAGCCGGTCAGGAAGCTGAGGACGATGGCCGGCGACCCGGCCACCTGGAAGGACCTGGTCTACCTCTTCCTGGTCTTCCCGCTGGGCATCTTTGAGTTCGTGCTGTCGGTCGGCCTCTGGTCCGCCTCCGCCGGGCTCATCGCGACACCGCTCACGATCAACTGGCAGCAGGCGGGCTTCCTGTACCTCACGATCGGCGGCCGGCAGATCTGGTTCGACAACACGATCGCGACCCTGCCGGCGATCCCACTCGGGATAGCGCTCGCCGGGGCGACCCTGTACGTCGTCCGTGGTGTCGGCTACGCCCACGGCGCGCTCGCCCGCTATCTCCTCGGCCCGAACGAGACCCAGCGACTGCGCGTGCGTACGGCACAGCTCCAGGCGAGCCGGGCACGCGGGGTGGACGCCGCCGAGGCCGAGCGCCGCCGCATCGAGCGTGACCTTCACGACGGCGCCCAGCAGCAGCTGCTCGCGGTGGCGATGGACCTCGGCCGGGCGCGGGCCAAGCTGGAGAGCGACCCCGTGGCCGCGCAGGAGCTGATCCAGCAGGCCCACGCCGGCGCCAAGGACGCCATCGTGGAGCTGCGCAACCTCGCGCGCGGCATCTACCCCGCGATCCTCACCGACCGCGGCCTGGACGCGGCGATCTCCGCGGTGGCCGCGCGCGGCGAGGTGCCGGTCACCGTTGACGTCGACCTGCCCACCCGGCCGCCCGCGGCGGTGGAGAGCATCGCGTACTTCATCGTCTCCGAGGCCCTCACCAACATCAATAAGTACGCCCGCGCCACCCACGCCTCCGTGCGCGTCAGCCGCGACCAGAACTGGATCGTGGTGGAGGTCTCCGACAACGGCGTCGGTGGCGCGAGCGCCTCTCCCGGCGGCGGTCTGGCCGGTCTGGCCGACCGTGCGGCCGGGATCGACGGGATCCTCACCGTCAACAGCCCGCTCGGCGGCCCCACGGTGATCAGGGCGGATCTTCCCTCCGTCTGGTGA
- a CDS encoding L-threonylcarbamoyladenylate synthase, giving the protein MSRRYDCSDPMERTRGIAEAVSAVRRGELVVLPTDTVYGIGADAFTPAAVNALLEAKGRGRDMPSPVLVGSVRAAQALVEDFGTYGQDLVDEFWPGALTLVCRANSTLAWDLGDSKGTVAIRMPLHQLTLELLKETGPLAVSSANRSGAAPARTAKDAETQLGESVEVYLDDGTSGEADPSSIVDLTGAVPRLLRAGAISEDRIREVCGVLLSDEDEPTEHAEEPAEPAEAAKSEEPAEAAKSEEPADTAEPVEIAQAEAAEPAAPAEPAGPVETTEATSGTDAPATSAEERPRQ; this is encoded by the coding sequence GTGAGCCGACGCTATGACTGCTCAGACCCGATGGAGCGCACGCGAGGGATCGCGGAGGCGGTCTCGGCCGTACGCCGCGGCGAGCTGGTGGTGCTGCCGACCGACACGGTGTACGGCATCGGTGCCGACGCCTTCACCCCCGCGGCGGTGAACGCGCTGCTGGAGGCCAAGGGCCGCGGTCGCGACATGCCCTCGCCGGTGCTGGTCGGCTCGGTACGCGCGGCCCAGGCGCTGGTCGAGGACTTCGGCACGTACGGACAGGACCTCGTGGACGAGTTCTGGCCGGGGGCGCTGACCCTGGTGTGCCGGGCCAACAGCACCCTCGCCTGGGATCTCGGCGACAGCAAGGGCACCGTCGCGATCCGCATGCCGCTGCACCAGCTCACGCTGGAGCTGCTCAAGGAGACGGGGCCGCTCGCGGTGAGCAGCGCCAACCGCTCCGGCGCCGCGCCGGCCCGCACCGCCAAGGACGCCGAGACACAGCTCGGCGAGTCCGTCGAGGTCTACCTCGACGACGGCACGAGCGGCGAGGCGGATCCCTCCTCGATCGTGGACCTCACCGGCGCCGTCCCTCGCCTCCTGCGCGCGGGTGCCATCTCCGAAGACCGCATCCGCGAGGTGTGCGGAGTGCTGCTCAGCGACGAGGACGAGCCCACCGAACACGCGGAAGAGCCGGCCGAGCCCGCCGAGGCGGCCAAGTCCGAGGAGCCTGCCGAGGCGGCCAAGTCCGAGGAGCCCGCCGACACGGCCGAGCCCGTGGAGATCGCGCAGGCGGAGGCGGCCGAGCCCGCGGCACCTGCTGAGCCCGCAGGGCCCGTGGAGACCACCGAGGCGACGAGCGGCACGGACGCGCCCGCAACCTCCGCCGAGGAGCGGCCCCGTCAGTAG
- a CDS encoding MMPL family transporter: protein MRRHIGRHTPHSSFAARIGGWSVRHRKTAIIGWLLFVIAASMIGAMAGQVTMKPEQNGAGDSLRAEKILADAGIQHPAGEMVIVHSRTPDGWRDAAGAVAAAVRATGRVDHLQPALAAKDGRDGLVRFQMTGDPATAPDRVQPVLDAVDRVKADHPEVTIGQFGDASSGKWLNDILSKDFAQAEWTAVPLALGILLIAFGALLAAVLPVGLALTAFVAANGLLAVASHSLHVFDTTSSVMLLMGLAVGVDYCLFYIRRERDERAAGHDKETALRIAAATSGRSVLVSGLTVMLAMAGMFLSGLLLFKGFALATMLVVPIAMLGSVTVLPALLSLIGDKVEFGRVPFLGRRRGRRTESGRLSAAILRPVLARPGIFAVLAAGVLVVLAAPAVGMHTESLGLDQQMSKDTPMVDAYQRITRAFPGGPAPAQVVVKATDIRSPQVTQAIAGLKSEAGRSREFGAPVTVTVHAEQNIAQIDVPLAGDGTDAVSEHALATLRDRLVPATVGGVATAYVTGQLAGSLDFTAQLRHDIVPVFAFVMIVTFLLMLVSFRSVAIAVTAILLNLLSVAAAYGVMVAVFQHGWGAGLVGAEPVGAIESWMPLFVFVVLFGLSMDYHVFVVSRIREARDRGLRTRDAVSHGVRSSAGVVTSAAVIMVAIFAVFGTLSMQDMKQMGVGLAVAVLLDATVVRAVLLPSAMALLGEANWYLPRWLGWLPKVSHGEEEVPPSPLEHPVTVGR, encoded by the coding sequence ATGAGACGCCACATCGGCAGGCACACGCCACACTCTTCCTTCGCCGCGAGGATCGGCGGCTGGAGCGTGCGGCACCGGAAGACCGCGATCATCGGCTGGCTGCTGTTCGTGATCGCCGCCAGCATGATCGGCGCGATGGCCGGTCAGGTCACGATGAAACCAGAGCAGAACGGCGCCGGCGACTCCCTCCGCGCCGAGAAGATCCTCGCCGACGCGGGGATCCAGCACCCGGCCGGCGAGATGGTGATCGTGCACAGCCGTACGCCGGACGGCTGGCGCGACGCGGCGGGGGCCGTCGCGGCGGCCGTACGCGCGACCGGCCGTGTCGACCACCTCCAGCCCGCCCTGGCCGCCAAGGACGGACGGGACGGACTGGTCCGCTTCCAGATGACGGGTGACCCTGCGACCGCGCCGGACCGGGTACAGCCCGTCCTCGACGCCGTCGACCGGGTCAAGGCCGACCATCCGGAGGTCACGATCGGCCAGTTCGGCGACGCGAGCTCGGGCAAATGGCTGAACGACATCCTGAGCAAGGACTTCGCCCAGGCCGAGTGGACCGCGGTGCCGCTCGCGCTCGGCATCCTGCTGATCGCGTTCGGGGCGCTGCTGGCGGCCGTGCTGCCGGTCGGCCTCGCGCTGACCGCCTTCGTCGCGGCGAACGGGCTGCTCGCCGTGGCCAGCCACAGCCTGCACGTCTTCGACACGACGAGCTCGGTGATGCTGCTCATGGGCCTGGCGGTCGGCGTGGACTACTGCCTGTTCTACATCCGCCGCGAGCGCGACGAGCGGGCCGCGGGCCATGACAAGGAGACCGCGCTGCGCATCGCCGCCGCGACCTCCGGCCGGTCCGTGCTGGTCTCCGGGCTCACGGTCATGCTCGCCATGGCGGGCATGTTCCTGTCCGGCCTGCTGCTGTTCAAGGGCTTCGCGCTGGCCACCATGCTGGTCGTGCCGATCGCGATGCTCGGCTCGGTGACCGTCCTGCCGGCGCTGCTGTCCCTGATCGGGGACAAGGTGGAGTTCGGCCGCGTCCCGTTCCTGGGCCGCCGCCGGGGCCGTCGCACCGAGAGCGGCCGCCTTTCGGCCGCCATCCTCCGCCCGGTGCTGGCCCGTCCCGGGATCTTCGCGGTGCTGGCCGCCGGGGTGCTGGTCGTGCTGGCCGCGCCGGCGGTGGGCATGCACACCGAGAGCCTCGGCCTCGACCAGCAGATGTCCAAGGACACCCCGATGGTCGACGCGTACCAGCGGATCACCCGCGCGTTCCCGGGCGGGCCGGCGCCCGCGCAGGTGGTCGTCAAGGCCACCGACATCCGGTCGCCGCAGGTCACCCAGGCCATCGCCGGCCTGAAGAGCGAGGCCGGCCGCAGCCGGGAGTTCGGCGCCCCGGTCACCGTGACCGTGCACGCGGAGCAGAACATCGCCCAGATCGACGTGCCGCTCGCCGGCGACGGCACGGACGCGGTCTCCGAGCACGCCCTCGCGACGCTGCGGGACCGGCTGGTGCCGGCGACCGTCGGCGGCGTGGCGACGGCGTACGTCACCGGTCAGCTCGCCGGGTCGCTCGACTTCACCGCTCAGCTGCGCCACGACATCGTGCCGGTGTTCGCCTTCGTGATGATCGTGACGTTCCTGCTGATGCTGGTCTCGTTCCGGTCCGTGGCCATCGCGGTGACCGCGATCCTGCTCAACCTGCTGTCGGTGGCGGCGGCGTACGGCGTCATGGTCGCGGTCTTCCAGCACGGCTGGGGCGCGGGCCTGGTCGGCGCCGAGCCGGTCGGCGCGATCGAGTCCTGGATGCCGCTGTTCGTCTTCGTGGTGCTGTTCGGGCTGTCGATGGACTACCACGTGTTCGTCGTGTCCCGGATCCGCGAGGCCCGCGACCGCGGCCTGCGTACCCGCGACGCCGTGTCGCACGGGGTCCGCTCCAGCGCCGGAGTCGTCACCAGCGCGGCCGTGATCATGGTCGCCATCTTCGCGGTGTTCGGGACGCTGTCGATGCAGGACATGAAGCAGATGGGAGTGGGGCTGGCGGTGGCCGTGCTGCTGGACGCGACCGTCGTACGCGCGGTGCTGTTGCCGTCGGCGATGGCCCTGCTCGGCGAGGCCAACTGGTACCTGCCCCGCTGGCTCGGCTGGCTGCCGAAGGTCTCCCACGGCGAGGAGGAGGTCCCTCCGAGCCCTCTGGAACACCCGGTCACGGTCGGGCGTTGA
- the prfA gene encoding peptide chain release factor 1, translating into MNLDDLTSEFADIEKRLADPAVHTDQAEARRLGKRYAELRPIVEVGRELRAARDDAAAARELAAEDPAFGDEAADLDKRIGELEETLRRLLVPRDPSDGKDVILEVKAGEGGEESALFAGDLLRMYLRYAERAGWKTEVIDAQHSDLGGYKDVTVAVKSRPSAEGVWARLKYEGGVHRVQRVPATESQGRIHTSAAGVFVVPEAEDVEVQIDQNDLRVDVFRSSGPGGQSVNTTDSAVRITHLPTNIVVSCQNEKSQLQNKEQAMRILRARLLAAAREQADAAAAAERKNQVRTVDRSERVRTYNYPENRISDHRVGYKAYNLDQVLDGDLDNVIQALVDADMEHKLAQAT; encoded by the coding sequence GTGAACCTCGACGATCTGACCAGCGAATTCGCCGACATCGAAAAGCGGCTCGCCGACCCGGCGGTACACACCGACCAGGCCGAGGCGCGGCGTCTCGGCAAGCGCTACGCCGAGCTCCGCCCGATCGTCGAGGTCGGGCGCGAGCTGCGCGCCGCCCGCGACGACGCCGCTGCCGCACGTGAGCTGGCGGCCGAGGATCCGGCGTTCGGCGACGAGGCCGCCGACCTGGACAAGCGCATCGGAGAGCTCGAGGAGACGCTGCGGCGGCTGCTCGTGCCGCGCGATCCGAGCGACGGCAAGGACGTCATTCTCGAGGTCAAGGCCGGCGAGGGCGGTGAGGAGTCGGCGCTGTTCGCCGGCGACCTGCTGCGGATGTACCTCCGCTACGCCGAGCGCGCCGGCTGGAAGACCGAGGTCATCGACGCCCAGCACTCCGACCTCGGTGGCTACAAAGACGTCACCGTCGCGGTGAAATCACGCCCATCCGCCGAGGGTGTGTGGGCGCGACTGAAGTATGAAGGCGGTGTGCACCGCGTCCAGCGGGTCCCCGCGACCGAGTCCCAGGGCCGTATCCACACCAGTGCGGCGGGCGTGTTCGTCGTGCCCGAGGCCGAGGACGTCGAGGTCCAGATCGACCAGAACGACCTGCGCGTCGACGTGTTCCGCTCCAGCGGGCCGGGCGGCCAGAGCGTCAACACCACCGACTCGGCGGTCCGGATCACGCACCTGCCCACCAACATCGTCGTCTCCTGCCAGAACGAGAAGAGCCAGCTCCAGAACAAGGAGCAGGCCATGCGCATCCTGCGGGCCCGGCTGCTGGCCGCCGCGCGGGAGCAGGCCGACGCCGCGGCGGCGGCCGAACGCAAGAACCAGGTGCGCACGGTGGACCGCTCCGAGCGGGTCCGCACCTACAACTATCCGGAGAATCGCATCTCCGACCACCGCGTGGGCTACAAGGCCTACAACCTCGACCAGGTGCTCGACGGTGATCTGGACAACGTCATCCAGGCGCTCGTCGACGCCGACATGGAGCACAAGCTCGCACAAGCAACCTGA
- a CDS encoding response regulator transcription factor — MRVVIAEDAVMLREGLIRLLADEGIETVATSDDGPGLVANVEEHRPDLAIVDVRMPPSFTDEGLRAALEARQRVPGTPILVFSQYVEERYATDLIGGGADGVGYLLKERVADVAEFLGAVRRVAEGGTVIDPEVIAQLLGRRRRGDRLEALTPREREVLGLMAEGLSNAAVARRLVVTDGAVEKHISNIFLKLGLQHTNSTHRRVMAVLAYLGQS, encoded by the coding sequence GTGCGGGTCGTGATCGCGGAAGACGCAGTGATGTTGCGGGAAGGCCTGATCCGGCTCCTCGCCGACGAGGGCATCGAGACGGTGGCCACGTCGGACGACGGCCCAGGCCTTGTCGCGAACGTCGAGGAGCACCGTCCTGACCTCGCCATCGTGGACGTACGCATGCCCCCGTCCTTCACCGACGAGGGGCTGCGCGCCGCGCTGGAGGCGCGGCAGCGGGTGCCGGGCACCCCGATCCTCGTCTTCTCCCAGTACGTCGAGGAGCGCTACGCCACCGACCTCATCGGCGGCGGCGCCGACGGCGTCGGCTATCTGCTCAAGGAGCGTGTGGCCGACGTGGCGGAGTTCCTCGGCGCGGTCCGCAGGGTGGCCGAGGGCGGCACGGTGATCGACCCGGAGGTGATCGCCCAGCTCCTGGGCCGCCGGCGCCGTGGCGACCGGCTGGAGGCACTGACCCCCCGCGAACGCGAGGTGCTCGGCCTGATGGCCGAGGGCCTGTCCAACGCGGCGGTGGCCCGCCGGCTCGTCGTCACGGACGGCGCGGTGGAAAAGCACATCTCCAACATCTTCCTCAAACTCGGCCTCCAGCACACGAACAGCACGCACCGCCGCGTCATGGCGGTCCTCGCCTACCTCGGCCAGAGCTGA
- a CDS encoding sensor histidine kinase: MNIRTTALAAVRGLGLALLAMVGSLVLFILMVVSISLTPVVIGVVLVPLVARLARSHANLRRRLAYRWFGVEIKEPYRPKPHFQGGLIGALERYRWVMMDRATWRDLLWMICDATAGFTLAIFAFSLPFYGPYGWVLALGVWRPIVHSGGNEWYTFVPISDQATATIAGLVGFVYAGLGLWLTPKTMHLHSRLTAALLAPTHERELELRVARLTETRSDALDSQAAELRRIERDLHDGAQARLVAMGMSLGAIEHLLERDPKKAKVLLSEARESSSKALTELRDLVRGIHPPVLAERGLGDAVRALAMASPLQTEVSAEIPGRIEAPVESAAYFAVSEILTNAAKHSGARRVWLDLRHENGMLRIVITDDGQGGAAMSHGTGISGIERRIGTFDGVLALNSPVGGPTMVTMELPCELSSPQP; the protein is encoded by the coding sequence ATGAACATTCGAACCACGGCACTGGCGGCCGTACGCGGCCTGGGCCTGGCCCTGCTTGCCATGGTCGGATCGCTGGTGTTGTTCATCCTGATGGTCGTCTCGATCTCGCTGACTCCGGTGGTCATCGGCGTCGTCCTCGTACCTCTGGTCGCGCGTCTCGCCCGTTCGCACGCCAACCTGCGCCGTCGGCTGGCGTACCGGTGGTTCGGCGTGGAGATCAAGGAGCCGTACCGGCCGAAGCCGCACTTCCAGGGCGGCCTGATCGGGGCGCTGGAGCGGTACCGCTGGGTCATGATGGACCGGGCGACCTGGCGTGACCTGCTGTGGATGATCTGTGACGCGACGGCCGGCTTCACCCTGGCGATCTTCGCCTTCTCGCTCCCCTTCTACGGCCCGTACGGCTGGGTCCTCGCACTCGGCGTGTGGCGCCCGATCGTGCACTCGGGCGGTAACGAGTGGTACACCTTCGTGCCCATCAGCGACCAGGCGACCGCGACGATCGCGGGACTCGTCGGTTTCGTGTACGCGGGGCTGGGCCTCTGGCTGACCCCGAAGACCATGCACCTGCACTCACGGCTGACCGCCGCCCTGCTCGCTCCGACGCACGAGCGTGAGCTGGAGCTGCGCGTGGCGCGCCTCACCGAGACCCGCTCCGACGCCCTCGACTCCCAGGCCGCCGAGCTGCGCCGGATCGAGCGCGACCTGCACGACGGAGCGCAGGCCCGGCTCGTGGCCATGGGCATGAGCCTCGGCGCCATCGAGCACCTGCTCGAACGCGACCCGAAGAAGGCGAAGGTCCTGTTGTCCGAGGCGCGTGAGTCCTCCTCCAAGGCCCTCACCGAGCTGCGCGACCTGGTCCGTGGCATCCACCCTCCGGTCCTGGCCGAACGCGGGCTGGGAGACGCCGTACGCGCCCTCGCGATGGCCAGCCCGCTCCAGACCGAGGTGTCGGCCGAGATCCCCGGCCGCATCGAGGCGCCGGTCGAGTCGGCCGCCTACTTCGCGGTCTCGGAGATCCTCACCAACGCGGCCAAGCACTCCGGCGCGCGGCGTGTCTGGCTGGACCTGCGGCACGAGAACGGCATGCTCCGCATCGTGATCACCGATGACGGGCAGGGCGGCGCCGCCATGTCCCATGGCACGGGAATCAGCGGCATCGAGCGGCGAATCGGTACATTCGACGGAGTCCTCGCCCTCAACAGTCCCGTGGGGGGTCCGACGATGGTGACCATGGAGCTGCCATGCGAGCTGTCCTCGCCACAGCCTTAG
- a CDS encoding LuxR C-terminal-related transcriptional regulator — MRVVLAEDLFLLRDGLIRLLEAYDFEIAAAVDNGPELTRALLTVKPDVAVVDVRLPPTFTDEGLQAALHARREVPGLPVLVLSQHVEQLYARELLADGSGGVGYLLKDRVFDADQFVDAVRRVAAGGTAMDPQVISQLLARKSRDEPLGDLTPREREVLGLMAEGRSNVAIAQRLVVTERAIAKHTSNIFLKLDLPPSDDDNRRVLAVLAYLNGS; from the coding sequence ATGCGTGTCGTCCTCGCCGAGGATCTGTTCCTGCTGAGAGACGGCCTCATCCGGCTCCTTGAGGCGTACGACTTCGAGATCGCGGCCGCGGTCGACAACGGGCCGGAACTCACCAGGGCTCTGCTCACGGTCAAGCCGGACGTGGCCGTGGTCGACGTACGCCTGCCGCCGACCTTCACCGACGAGGGCCTCCAGGCGGCCCTGCACGCCCGTCGTGAGGTGCCGGGGCTGCCGGTGCTCGTGCTCTCGCAGCACGTCGAGCAGCTGTACGCCCGCGAGCTGCTGGCCGATGGCAGCGGCGGCGTGGGCTACCTGCTCAAGGACCGGGTGTTCGACGCCGACCAGTTCGTCGACGCCGTACGCCGGGTGGCCGCGGGCGGCACGGCGATGGACCCGCAGGTGATCTCCCAGCTGCTGGCCCGCAAGTCACGGGACGAGCCGCTCGGCGACCTGACCCCGCGCGAGCGCGAGGTGCTCGGCCTGATGGCGGAGGGGCGTTCCAACGTCGCGATCGCGCAGCGCCTCGTCGTCACCGAGCGGGCCATCGCCAAGCACACGTCGAACATCTTTCTCAAGCTGGACCTGCCGCCCTCGGACGACGACAACCGCCGCGTTCTCGCCGTCCTCGCCTATCTGAACGGCTCCTGA